One Cyprinus carpio isolate SPL01 chromosome A16, ASM1834038v1, whole genome shotgun sequence genomic region harbors:
- the LOC109104879 gene encoding atrophin-1-like isoform X3, translating to MKTRTNKESMPARSGRRMGGSEERRGRRPHLSPSRAERNERQTRTAGEELAVGRFSRRSQGHDSSESEGEEHVPPPKRQKVQDSSNPPAPPLSTNTLTSAPPPTSSNSQSRESDNEDGQSQGGRSSVGGSLANSSSSISSGRDIDQDNRSSSPSLSASPLASLDSESESPDSPKQVDKNKDGGASKCVAEDRRGSGRGEDGRPEDQRDSEGDLSSLKSSSSLYTSHCGMVDNKSDASSNRKSYFPLDSKLPNKVEYTGPGGPETLHTCSRIPSKTSTQCGKPGVGGAEYSHGNSNVSHGLTLPPPPALKPLEVGQNAPGGESKADKPEKGDKSVPPSLLPQASTVPQQQPPPPNAHHYTPTSWSGGSPSSCPGNWGYVRYPGNHHTHPSQQPPVQQQLPSVYNSPSSTRHSSHPPYLSHPHPNPHKDFLPRYSTAAERERGGREFGNRDFPASNSSSNANSGSICGSISGGGGPNSNVGRDFGNSLPGQNREYSANLDGPVGPQSGREYGPGFRDRERGTGREFPLQNQQLQAQGREFGTESTGGGGFHPRDKDSRWGDLAGQVREPGSNSYAGNASQAPVGAPPSALPSATLVNRDQASSPQNSSGHPPFPSTNSIPTSRDFLSPIDANVQQTLQGQTPQAPSNTADLPPPPHYLREYPPPGSNDPYPPPGSTSSSVPLSGVPREFPSPPGLAPNLTREYPGGPPLPHHPHYPGQTALSMQHRDREREKDNITSTLHSNRNHPQSLSPSSSGSGPSHPNSTSYPPPPPPPSTSSHCQPTSITSLPGNHARQGPYSSSNKASTPLSPIPSPSSNPMGGFTPFPSTSAPSVPLPASGVSTSCSSGCRPTPYHGTLSSNTPFSSSYHGNGNHGNSNANGNAPNNSNSTSTPSLLHSPQNTNVQPHLNNPSHNNTASTPSTSVGVDGHSDSPSGPVPPPVIKEEPVEEREELESPPPVLRSPSPEPKPVDIPIHASQSARFHRVLDRGSGNSCARSDVLFVPLDGSKLWKKRNEAIERARREVEQRARDLREKEREREREKERERDLDRHLQQKDSGTSAGLGATATRQGSSLYFPSSSSILLDPSSSSSSSVNPSHPAAHPQHHPAHHALHPHSIHPSHPLHHSLSHSIPHSLLLPSMTGGSPVVGGPQGALGIGLGGPYLGPDTPALRTLSEYARPHVMSPLGAASRAQFHHPHLHHHPHPHAHAHANAHPHVHPSFFLSQFQNPALAHPHHLPADAATAAAILGFLYGGGLEGGPAHPGPGPRPGGLAGVGLGGVGFPHAVAAQRERVKPGFEFKSEERVYTAGALADPAIALSHAHSHTHSHSLLLGGGAGGGAPGNEVALYGTTPPPALPPQSLAAAARNSNPVPPSLSVPPTSSILPATLPTHQASAGAPVTPAAPAPPPQPPPPPPPPPTASSLHHPSPHSTFPNTHPSCQPPPLPTQATPSERYPTPVRTPPSTERARSVERERERVMPATERERERDRERAGTGGGAAGGGTVAAGGTGGGDSLGRLQMLNVTPHHHQHSHIHSHLHLHQQDTGGSRGRSTPPDGSSGIRVPPGPSAIPRGCSWASHPGTLPH from the exons ATGAAGACCCGAACCAACAAAGAATCG ATGCCTGCTCGCAGTGGACGTAGAATGGGGGGCAGTGAAGAAAGGAGGGGTAGACGTCCGCACCTCAGCCCCTCCCGAGCAGAACGCAACGAAAGGCAAACA AGAACTGCCGGAGAGGAATTGGCTGTTGGACGTTTCAGCCGGCGATCTCAAGGCCATGATTCATCAGAAAGTGAAGGGGAGGAGCATGTGCCACCGCCCAAAAGACAGAAAGTCCAG GACTCCTCCAATCCCCCAGCCCCACCCCTTTCAACTAACACTCTGACTTCAGCTCCACCTCCAACGTCAAGCAACAGTCAATCAAGAGAAAGTGACAATGAGGATGGCCAATCACAAGGCGGTCGGAGCTCAGTTGGAGGCAGCTTAGCCAATAGTAGCAGCAGCATAAGCAGTGGACGGGACATCGACCAGGACAATCGATCCTCTTCTCCGAGTCTCTCTGCTTCCCCCTTGGCCAGTTTGGATTCTGAATCTGAATCTCCAGATTCCCCAAAGCAGgttgataaaaacaaagatgGAGGGGCATCAAAATGTGTAGCAGAGGATCGGAGAGGCTCAGGAAGAGGTGAGGATGGCAGACCAGAGGACCAGAGGGACAGTGAGGGAGATTTATCTTCCTTAAAGTCCTCATCATCCCTCTATACATCTCATTGTGGAATGGTGGACAATAAAAGTGATGCAAGTAGCAACAGGAAGTCATACTTTCCCCTAGATTCCAAACTTCCAAACAAAGTGGAGTATACAGGCCCTGGTGGTCCCGAGACTCTACACACCTGCAGTCGCATCCCTTCTAAAACAAGCACTCAGTGTGGGAAACCTGGGGTAGGAGGAGCTGAGTATTCCCATGGGAATTCAAATGTGAGCCATGGACTGACACTCCCACCTCCACCTGCCCTGAAACCTCTAGAGGTGGGGCAGAATGCTCCAGGTGGGGAAAGTAAAGCAGACAAACCAGAGAAAGGTGATAAGTCTGTTCCACCCTCCTTGCTTCCACAAGCTAGTACAGTTCCCCAGCAGCAGCCTCCTCCTCCCAACGCTCACCATTACACCCCCACCAGCTGGTCGGGGGGATCTCCTTCTAGTTGTCCTGGCAACTGGGGATATGTACGTTACCCAGGTAACCACCACACACATCCAAGCCAGCAGCCTCCAGTGCAGCAACAGCTGCCCTCTGTGTACAATTCTCCTTCGTCCACCAGACACTCCTCCCACCCACCTTACTTATCTCACCCTCATCCCAACCCACACAAAGATTTCCTGCCCAGGTATAGCACTGCAGCTGAGCGGGAGAGGGGTGGGAGGGAATTTGGCAACAGAGACTTCCCTGCAAGTAATAGCAGTAGCAATGCAAACAGCGGTAGCATCTGTGGTAGCATTTCTGGTGGTGGAGGACCCAACTCTAATGTGGGCCGGGATTTTGGGAACTCGCTACCTGGACAGAACAGAGAATATAGCGCAAACCTGGATGGACCTGTAGGACCACAGAGTGGTCGGGAATATGGACCAGGGTTTAGAGATCGGGAACGAGGAACTGGAAGGGAGTTTCCTTTGCAAAACCAGCAGCTTCAAGCACAGGGCAGAGAGTTTGGAACTGAAAGCACTGGAGGGGGTGGATTTCATCCAAGAGACAAGGACAGTAGGTGGGGAGATTTAGCAGGTCAAGTTAGGGAGCCAGGCAGTAACAGTTATGCTGGTAATGCCAGCCAAGCACCTGTAGGAGCCCCACCATCTGCTTTACCTTCGGCGACCCTGGTGAACCGTGACCAAGCCAGTTCACCACAAAACAGCTCTGGTCATCCTCCCTTTCCCTCGACAAATTCCATCCCCACAAGTAGAGACTTTCTTTCTCCAATAGATGCAAATGTGCAGCAGACACTACAAGGACAGACTCCCCAAGCACCCTCCAATACTGCAGACCTTCCTCCCCCTCCACACTATTTAAGAGAGTACCCTCCTCCAGGGTCAAATGATCCTTACCCACCCCCTGGATCAACCTCTTCTTCTGTCCCACTTTCTGGTGTGCCAAGGGAGTTCCCGAGCCCACCTGGACTGGCCCCAAATCTTACTCGGGAGTATCCTGGAGGACCTCCACTTCCACATCACCCTCACTATCCTGGCCAGACAGCCTTGTCTATGcagcacagagacagagagagggaaaaggACAACATTACATCTACTCTTCATTCAAATCGCAATCACCCTCAGTCCCTTTCTCCTTCATCAAGTGGTTCTGGACCTAGTCATCCAAACTCTACTTCTTAtccccctccacctcctccaccgTCCACTAGTTCACATTGTCAGCCCACATCCATTACATCTCTTCCAGGCAATCATGCTCGACAGGGCCCATATTCTTCATCCAATAAGGCTTCAACCCCGCTCTCTCCTATTCCCAGTCCCTCATCCAATCCGATGGGAGGGTTTACTCCTTTTCCTTCAACCTCTGCTCCTTCTGTACCACTTCCTGCATCAGGTGTATCCACCTCTTGTTCATCAGGTTGCAGGCCTACTCCTTACCATGGCACTTTAAGCAGTAATACTCCTTTCAGTAGCTCTTACCATGGCAACGGTAACCATGGAAATAGCAATGCCAATGGCAATGCTCCCAACAACAGCAATAGCACTAGCACTCCATCATTACTGCACTCTCCTCAAAACACTAACGTACAACCACATCTCAATAATCCCAGTCATAACAACACTGCTTCAACCCCCAGCACATCTGTTGGAGTAGATGGTCACTCTGATTCACCTTCTGGCCCAGTGCCACCACCTGTCATCAAGGAAGAGCCAGTAGAGGAGAGGGAGGAGTTGGAGAGTCCTCCTCCAGTTCTCCGAAGTCCTTCCCCAGAACCAAAACCTGTTGACATTCCAATTCATGCCAGCCAATCAGCTAG GTTCCACAGGGTTCTTGACCGGGGAAGTGGGAACTCTTGCGCCCGtagtgatgttttgtttgttccgCTTGATGGTTCTAAGCTTTGGAAGAAGAGAAATGAGGCCATAGAACGTGCTCGTAGAGAGGTCGAACAGCGAGCGAGAGACCTGCGAGAGAAAGAGCGGgaacgagagagagaaaaggagagagagagagacctggaCAGACATCTTCAG CAGAAGGACAGCGGCACAAGTGCAGGATTAGGAGCTACAGCCACACGCCAGGGCTCTTCGCTTTACTTTCCTTCTTCATCCTCCATCCTTCTAGACccttcatcatcctcctcatcctctgtgAACCCCTCGCACCCAGCAGCCCATCCACAGCACCATCCTGCCCACCATGCCTTACACCCCCACTCCATTCACCCCTCTCATCCTCtgcatcactctctctctcattccattCCTCATTCTCTTCTCCTTCCTTCCATGACAGGGGGCTCTCCAGTTGTTGGAGGCCCTCAGGGTGCTCTTGGCATTGGGCTTGGGGGTCCATACTTGGGGCCTGATACCCCAGCCCTCAGAACCCTGAGTGAGTATGCCCGACCTCACGTTATGTCTCCATTGGGTGCTGCCAGCCGTGCACAGTTTCACCATCCTCACCTTCACCACCACCCTCACCCGCATGCACACGCACATGCTAACGCTCATCCCCATGTGCATCCTTCATTTTTCCTGTCCCAATTCCAAAATCCAGCTCTCGCACACCCCCACCACCTTCCAGCCGATGCTGCCACAGCTGCTGCCATTCTGGGCTTTTTGTATGGGGGTGGACTGGAGGGAGGCCCCGCTCATCCTGGGCCTGGTCCCAGGCCTGGTGGGTTGGCTGGGGTGGGGCTTGGAGGAGTGGGATTCCCTCATGCTGTAGCTGCTCAAAGAGAGCGTGTGAAGCCAGGATTTGAGTTTAAGAGCGAGGAGCGTGTCTATACAGCTGGAGCCTTAGCTGACCCAGCAATAGCTTTGTCACacgcacactcgcacacacactcacactccttGCTGTTGGGGGGCGGGGCTGGAGGTGGAGCTCCTGGTAATGAGGTTGCCCTTTATGGTACTACTCCACCTCCAGCACTGCCTCCTCAATCTTTAGCTGCAGCAGCTAGGAATTCAAATCCTGTCCCTCCATCTCTGTCAGTCCCACCCACCTCCTCTATTCTCCCAGCCACACTCCCCACCCACCAGGCTTCTGCAGGAGCTCCAGTGACACCAGCAGCCCCCGCCCCTCCCCCTCAACCTCCTcccccaccacctcctcctccaacAGCCTCATCTCTTCATCACCCCTCTCCACATTCTACCTTTCCAAATACACACCCTTCTTGTCAGCCCCCACCCCTCCCAACTCAGGCTACGCCCTCTGAACGATATCCCACCCCCGTTCGCACTCCTCCCAGCACTGAACGTGCAAGGAGCgtggagagagaaagggagagagtgaTGCCTGCCACAGAGAGGGAACGAGAGAGGGATAGGGAAAGGGCAGGGACAGGTGGAGGAGCAGCAGGAGGAGGCACAGTGGCTGCAGGAGGCACAGGAGGAGGAGATTCTCTCGGTCGGCTACAGATGCTGAACGTGACTCCTCATCACCACCAGCATTCACATATTCACTCTCACTTACATCTGCACCAGCAGGACACAG GTGGCAGCCGCGGGAGGAGTACACCCCCTGATGGATCCTCTGGCATCAGGGTCCCCCCTGGCCCGTCTGCCATACCCAGGGGCTGCTCTTGGGCCTCCCATCCTGGCACACTCCCTCACTGA
- the LOC109104879 gene encoding atrophin-1-like isoform X1 yields MKTRTNKESMPARSGRRMGGSEERRGRRPHLSPSRAERNERQTRTAGEELAVGRFSRRSQGHDSSESEGEEHVPPPKRQKVQDSSNPPAPPLSTNTLTSAPPPTSSNSQSRESDNEDGQSQGGRSSVGGSLANSSSSISSGRDIDQDNRSSSPSLSASPLASLDSESESPDSPKQVDKNKDGGASKCVAEDRRGSGRGEDGRPEDQRDSEGDLSSLKSSSSLYTSHCGMVDNKSDASSNRKSYFPLDSKLPNKVEYTGPGGPETLHTCSRIPSKTSTQCGKPGVGGAEYSHGNSNVSHGLTLPPPPALKPLEVGQNAPGGESKADKPEKGDKSVPPSLLPQASTVPQQQPPPPNAHHYTPTSWSGGSPSSCPGNWGYVRYPGNHHTHPSQQPPVQQQLPSVYNSPSSTRHSSHPPYLSHPHPNPHKDFLPRYSTAAERERGGREFGNRDFPASNSSSNANSGSICGSISGGGGPNSNVGRDFGNSLPGQNREYSANLDGPVGPQSGREYGPGFRDRERGTGREFPLQNQQLQAQGREFGTESTGGGGFHPRDKDSRWGDLAGQVREPGSNSYAGNASQAPVGAPPSALPSATLVNRDQASSPQNSSGHPPFPSTNSIPTSRDFLSPIDANVQQTLQGQTPQAPSNTADLPPPPHYLREYPPPGSNDPYPPPGSTSSSVPLSGVPREFPSPPGLAPNLTREYPGGPPLPHHPHYPGQTALSMQHRDREREKDNITSTLHSNRNHPQSLSPSSSGSGPSHPNSTSYPPPPPPPSTSSHCQPTSITSLPGNHARQGPYSSSNKASTPLSPIPSPSSNPMGGFTPFPSTSAPSVPLPASGVSTSCSSGCRPTPYHGTLSSNTPFSSSYHGNGNHGNSNANGNAPNNSNSTSTPSLLHSPQNTNVQPHLNNPSHNNTASTPSTSVGVDGHSDSPSGPVPPPVIKEEPVEEREELESPPPVLRSPSPEPKPVDIPIHASQSARFHRVLDRGSGNSCARSDVLFVPLDGSKLWKKRNEAIERARREVEQRARDLREKEREREREKERERDLDRHLQQKDSGTSAGLGATATRQGSSLYFPSSSSILLDPSSSSSSSVNPSHPAAHPQHHPAHHALHPHSIHPSHPLHHSLSHSIPHSLLLPSMTGGSPVVGGPQGALGIGLGGPYLGPDTPALRTLSEYARPHVMSPLGAASRAQFHHPHLHHHPHPHAHAHANAHPHVHPSFFLSQFQNPALAHPHHLPADAATAAAILGFLYGGGLEGGPAHPGPGPRPGGLAGVGLGGVGFPHAVAAQRERVKPGFEFKSEERVYTAGALADPAIALSHAHSHTHSHSLLLGGGAGGGAPGNEVALYGTTPPPALPPQSLAAAARNSNPVPPSLSVPPTSSILPATLPTHQASAGAPVTPAAPAPPPQPPPPPPPPPTASSLHHPSPHSTFPNTHPSCQPPPLPTQATPSERYPTPVRTPPSTERARSVERERERVMPATERERERDRERAGTGGGAAGGGTVAAGGTGGGDSLGRLQMLNVTPHHHQHSHIHSHLHLHQQDTAAGGVHPLMDPLASGSPLARLPYPGAALGPPILAHSLTDSEVLRQQLFGGPFREMPQSSSLGGSMSAAHQLQAMQQAQSAEIQFQRLALEQQWIHHHHSLAQDEYYSHLKKESDKTL; encoded by the exons ATGAAGACCCGAACCAACAAAGAATCG ATGCCTGCTCGCAGTGGACGTAGAATGGGGGGCAGTGAAGAAAGGAGGGGTAGACGTCCGCACCTCAGCCCCTCCCGAGCAGAACGCAACGAAAGGCAAACA AGAACTGCCGGAGAGGAATTGGCTGTTGGACGTTTCAGCCGGCGATCTCAAGGCCATGATTCATCAGAAAGTGAAGGGGAGGAGCATGTGCCACCGCCCAAAAGACAGAAAGTCCAG GACTCCTCCAATCCCCCAGCCCCACCCCTTTCAACTAACACTCTGACTTCAGCTCCACCTCCAACGTCAAGCAACAGTCAATCAAGAGAAAGTGACAATGAGGATGGCCAATCACAAGGCGGTCGGAGCTCAGTTGGAGGCAGCTTAGCCAATAGTAGCAGCAGCATAAGCAGTGGACGGGACATCGACCAGGACAATCGATCCTCTTCTCCGAGTCTCTCTGCTTCCCCCTTGGCCAGTTTGGATTCTGAATCTGAATCTCCAGATTCCCCAAAGCAGgttgataaaaacaaagatgGAGGGGCATCAAAATGTGTAGCAGAGGATCGGAGAGGCTCAGGAAGAGGTGAGGATGGCAGACCAGAGGACCAGAGGGACAGTGAGGGAGATTTATCTTCCTTAAAGTCCTCATCATCCCTCTATACATCTCATTGTGGAATGGTGGACAATAAAAGTGATGCAAGTAGCAACAGGAAGTCATACTTTCCCCTAGATTCCAAACTTCCAAACAAAGTGGAGTATACAGGCCCTGGTGGTCCCGAGACTCTACACACCTGCAGTCGCATCCCTTCTAAAACAAGCACTCAGTGTGGGAAACCTGGGGTAGGAGGAGCTGAGTATTCCCATGGGAATTCAAATGTGAGCCATGGACTGACACTCCCACCTCCACCTGCCCTGAAACCTCTAGAGGTGGGGCAGAATGCTCCAGGTGGGGAAAGTAAAGCAGACAAACCAGAGAAAGGTGATAAGTCTGTTCCACCCTCCTTGCTTCCACAAGCTAGTACAGTTCCCCAGCAGCAGCCTCCTCCTCCCAACGCTCACCATTACACCCCCACCAGCTGGTCGGGGGGATCTCCTTCTAGTTGTCCTGGCAACTGGGGATATGTACGTTACCCAGGTAACCACCACACACATCCAAGCCAGCAGCCTCCAGTGCAGCAACAGCTGCCCTCTGTGTACAATTCTCCTTCGTCCACCAGACACTCCTCCCACCCACCTTACTTATCTCACCCTCATCCCAACCCACACAAAGATTTCCTGCCCAGGTATAGCACTGCAGCTGAGCGGGAGAGGGGTGGGAGGGAATTTGGCAACAGAGACTTCCCTGCAAGTAATAGCAGTAGCAATGCAAACAGCGGTAGCATCTGTGGTAGCATTTCTGGTGGTGGAGGACCCAACTCTAATGTGGGCCGGGATTTTGGGAACTCGCTACCTGGACAGAACAGAGAATATAGCGCAAACCTGGATGGACCTGTAGGACCACAGAGTGGTCGGGAATATGGACCAGGGTTTAGAGATCGGGAACGAGGAACTGGAAGGGAGTTTCCTTTGCAAAACCAGCAGCTTCAAGCACAGGGCAGAGAGTTTGGAACTGAAAGCACTGGAGGGGGTGGATTTCATCCAAGAGACAAGGACAGTAGGTGGGGAGATTTAGCAGGTCAAGTTAGGGAGCCAGGCAGTAACAGTTATGCTGGTAATGCCAGCCAAGCACCTGTAGGAGCCCCACCATCTGCTTTACCTTCGGCGACCCTGGTGAACCGTGACCAAGCCAGTTCACCACAAAACAGCTCTGGTCATCCTCCCTTTCCCTCGACAAATTCCATCCCCACAAGTAGAGACTTTCTTTCTCCAATAGATGCAAATGTGCAGCAGACACTACAAGGACAGACTCCCCAAGCACCCTCCAATACTGCAGACCTTCCTCCCCCTCCACACTATTTAAGAGAGTACCCTCCTCCAGGGTCAAATGATCCTTACCCACCCCCTGGATCAACCTCTTCTTCTGTCCCACTTTCTGGTGTGCCAAGGGAGTTCCCGAGCCCACCTGGACTGGCCCCAAATCTTACTCGGGAGTATCCTGGAGGACCTCCACTTCCACATCACCCTCACTATCCTGGCCAGACAGCCTTGTCTATGcagcacagagacagagagagggaaaaggACAACATTACATCTACTCTTCATTCAAATCGCAATCACCCTCAGTCCCTTTCTCCTTCATCAAGTGGTTCTGGACCTAGTCATCCAAACTCTACTTCTTAtccccctccacctcctccaccgTCCACTAGTTCACATTGTCAGCCCACATCCATTACATCTCTTCCAGGCAATCATGCTCGACAGGGCCCATATTCTTCATCCAATAAGGCTTCAACCCCGCTCTCTCCTATTCCCAGTCCCTCATCCAATCCGATGGGAGGGTTTACTCCTTTTCCTTCAACCTCTGCTCCTTCTGTACCACTTCCTGCATCAGGTGTATCCACCTCTTGTTCATCAGGTTGCAGGCCTACTCCTTACCATGGCACTTTAAGCAGTAATACTCCTTTCAGTAGCTCTTACCATGGCAACGGTAACCATGGAAATAGCAATGCCAATGGCAATGCTCCCAACAACAGCAATAGCACTAGCACTCCATCATTACTGCACTCTCCTCAAAACACTAACGTACAACCACATCTCAATAATCCCAGTCATAACAACACTGCTTCAACCCCCAGCACATCTGTTGGAGTAGATGGTCACTCTGATTCACCTTCTGGCCCAGTGCCACCACCTGTCATCAAGGAAGAGCCAGTAGAGGAGAGGGAGGAGTTGGAGAGTCCTCCTCCAGTTCTCCGAAGTCCTTCCCCAGAACCAAAACCTGTTGACATTCCAATTCATGCCAGCCAATCAGCTAG GTTCCACAGGGTTCTTGACCGGGGAAGTGGGAACTCTTGCGCCCGtagtgatgttttgtttgttccgCTTGATGGTTCTAAGCTTTGGAAGAAGAGAAATGAGGCCATAGAACGTGCTCGTAGAGAGGTCGAACAGCGAGCGAGAGACCTGCGAGAGAAAGAGCGGgaacgagagagagaaaaggagagagagagagacctggaCAGACATCTTCAG CAGAAGGACAGCGGCACAAGTGCAGGATTAGGAGCTACAGCCACACGCCAGGGCTCTTCGCTTTACTTTCCTTCTTCATCCTCCATCCTTCTAGACccttcatcatcctcctcatcctctgtgAACCCCTCGCACCCAGCAGCCCATCCACAGCACCATCCTGCCCACCATGCCTTACACCCCCACTCCATTCACCCCTCTCATCCTCtgcatcactctctctctcattccattCCTCATTCTCTTCTCCTTCCTTCCATGACAGGGGGCTCTCCAGTTGTTGGAGGCCCTCAGGGTGCTCTTGGCATTGGGCTTGGGGGTCCATACTTGGGGCCTGATACCCCAGCCCTCAGAACCCTGAGTGAGTATGCCCGACCTCACGTTATGTCTCCATTGGGTGCTGCCAGCCGTGCACAGTTTCACCATCCTCACCTTCACCACCACCCTCACCCGCATGCACACGCACATGCTAACGCTCATCCCCATGTGCATCCTTCATTTTTCCTGTCCCAATTCCAAAATCCAGCTCTCGCACACCCCCACCACCTTCCAGCCGATGCTGCCACAGCTGCTGCCATTCTGGGCTTTTTGTATGGGGGTGGACTGGAGGGAGGCCCCGCTCATCCTGGGCCTGGTCCCAGGCCTGGTGGGTTGGCTGGGGTGGGGCTTGGAGGAGTGGGATTCCCTCATGCTGTAGCTGCTCAAAGAGAGCGTGTGAAGCCAGGATTTGAGTTTAAGAGCGAGGAGCGTGTCTATACAGCTGGAGCCTTAGCTGACCCAGCAATAGCTTTGTCACacgcacactcgcacacacactcacactccttGCTGTTGGGGGGCGGGGCTGGAGGTGGAGCTCCTGGTAATGAGGTTGCCCTTTATGGTACTACTCCACCTCCAGCACTGCCTCCTCAATCTTTAGCTGCAGCAGCTAGGAATTCAAATCCTGTCCCTCCATCTCTGTCAGTCCCACCCACCTCCTCTATTCTCCCAGCCACACTCCCCACCCACCAGGCTTCTGCAGGAGCTCCAGTGACACCAGCAGCCCCCGCCCCTCCCCCTCAACCTCCTcccccaccacctcctcctccaacAGCCTCATCTCTTCATCACCCCTCTCCACATTCTACCTTTCCAAATACACACCCTTCTTGTCAGCCCCCACCCCTCCCAACTCAGGCTACGCCCTCTGAACGATATCCCACCCCCGTTCGCACTCCTCCCAGCACTGAACGTGCAAGGAGCgtggagagagaaagggagagagtgaTGCCTGCCACAGAGAGGGAACGAGAGAGGGATAGGGAAAGGGCAGGGACAGGTGGAGGAGCAGCAGGAGGAGGCACAGTGGCTGCAGGAGGCACAGGAGGAGGAGATTCTCTCGGTCGGCTACAGATGCTGAACGTGACTCCTCATCACCACCAGCATTCACATATTCACTCTCACTTACATCTGCACCAGCAGGACACAG CCGCGGGAGGAGTACACCCCCTGATGGATCCTCTGGCATCAGGGTCCCCCCTGGCCCGTCTGCCATACCCAGGGGCTGCTCTTGGGCCTCCCATCCTGGCACACTCCCTCACTGACAGCGAGGTGCTTCGACAGCAGCTCTTTG GTGGTCCTTTTCGTGAGATGCCCCAGTCCTCGTCTCTGGGTGGGTCAATGTCTGCAGCACACCAGCTCCAGGCGATGCAGCAGGCTCAGAGTGCCGAGATTCAGTTCCAGAGACTTGCCCTGGAACAGCAGTGGATCCACCACCATCACTCCCTCGCCCAGGACGAGTACTACAG CCACCTAAAGAAAGAGAGTGACAAAACGCTGTGA